Proteins from a single region of Stigmatella erecta:
- a CDS encoding zf-TFIIB domain-containing protein: protein MNCPGCQSPAAEQAFDKRLGGQVLLDVCHACHGVWFDAQESPQLSAAGVLQLFREMHGKRSARTQLLHAMKCPRCREVLSRTHDMARDNRFQYFRCPSAHGRFITFFQFLREKGIVRSLSARELKELKKHAQLLQCSDCGGPISLAQDTACPACHAPLCILDPKAVGVTLDDAKKAAAVTGAVLAPAVAAQLLMDTLQMDGFFRALDAQAQQASRAAGNPPPPAPSENSHGVDIVETVSDGVDLIDLGMDALFSVVGGIGDLF from the coding sequence ATGAACTGTCCAGGTTGCCAATCTCCCGCGGCCGAGCAGGCCTTCGACAAACGCCTTGGCGGACAGGTGCTCCTGGATGTCTGCCATGCCTGCCACGGCGTGTGGTTCGACGCCCAGGAGAGCCCCCAGCTGTCCGCCGCGGGGGTGCTCCAGCTGTTCCGCGAGATGCACGGCAAGCGGAGCGCGCGCACGCAGCTCCTCCACGCGATGAAGTGCCCCCGTTGCCGGGAGGTGCTGTCGCGCACGCACGACATGGCGCGGGACAACCGCTTCCAGTATTTCCGCTGCCCCTCCGCGCACGGCCGCTTCATCACCTTCTTCCAGTTCCTCCGGGAGAAGGGAATCGTCCGCAGCCTCTCCGCCCGGGAGCTCAAGGAGCTGAAGAAGCACGCGCAGCTCCTGCAGTGCTCCGACTGTGGCGGGCCCATCTCGCTGGCCCAGGACACCGCGTGTCCGGCCTGCCATGCGCCGCTCTGCATCCTGGACCCGAAGGCCGTGGGGGTGACGCTCGATGACGCCAAGAAGGCCGCGGCCGTCACGGGCGCCGTCCTGGCCCCCGCCGTGGCCGCGCAGCTCCTCATGGACACGCTCCAGATGGACGGATTCTTCCGGGCGCTCGATGCCCAGGCGCAGCAGGCATCCCGGGCCGCGGGAAATCCCCCTCCTCCCGCGCCTTCCGAGAACTCCCATGGGGTGGACATCGTGGAGACCGTGAGCGATGGGGTGGACCTCATCGATCTCGGGATGGACGCACTCTTCAGCGTCGTTGGCGGTATCGGCGATCTCTTCTAG
- a CDS encoding S46 family peptidase, with translation MRHLVVVAALVGALPALADEGMWTYNNFPSATVKSKYGFEPTPQWLDKVRLSSARLAGGCSASFVSANGLVMTNHHCARGCIEQLSTAQKDYIANGFYAKTLADEIQCPAMEINQLAEITDVTDRLNTATQGRTGKEYSDTLKAEMSKIEKECATSDQVRCDVVTLYQGGKYNLYKYRRFQDVRLVFAPEHAIAFFGGDPDNFEFPRYDLDVSFVRVYQDGKPAPQTNYFKWSKAGVKEGDLTFISGHPGRTSRGLTIAELEYHRDVVLPKTLMFMSEMRGMITEFQKRGPEQKRISNNMLFGVENGVKAQKGRHEALLDKAFFAQKVAAEQELRQKVNASPELKQKYGAAWDEIAKAQEQLKNIRKDYTFIEKNAGFSSQLYSLAMSLVRGAEELPKENGQRLREFADSNLPALKAQLFSPAPIYPELEIARLEFSLTKLREELGSDHPFVKKVLGKESPLTLATRVVNGSQLRDVKVRQQLFEGGKKAITESKDPMIALARLVEPDARAIRKNYDENIDSVIRKNSELVAKAKFDVYGTNVYPDATFSLRLSYGAVKGYTEDGKKVAPVTVMGGTFDRHTGEDPFALPKTWLDAKNKIKANTPMNFASTNDIIGGNSGSPVINKDAEIVGLVFDGNIQSLGGEFGFDESVNRAVSVHSEAISESLKTVYGATRLLEELRPTKAPTVKAPPAG, from the coding sequence ATGAGGCATCTGGTCGTCGTAGCCGCCCTGGTGGGAGCGCTCCCCGCGCTCGCCGACGAGGGCATGTGGACCTACAACAACTTCCCGTCCGCCACGGTGAAGTCCAAGTACGGCTTCGAGCCCACGCCCCAGTGGCTCGACAAGGTGCGCTTGTCCTCGGCCCGCCTGGCCGGCGGCTGCTCGGCGAGCTTCGTTTCCGCCAACGGCCTGGTGATGACCAATCACCACTGCGCCCGGGGCTGCATCGAGCAGCTCTCCACCGCCCAGAAGGACTACATCGCCAACGGGTTCTACGCGAAGACGCTCGCCGATGAGATCCAGTGCCCCGCCATGGAGATCAACCAGCTGGCGGAGATCACCGACGTCACCGACCGGCTCAACACGGCCACCCAGGGCCGCACCGGCAAGGAGTACAGCGACACGCTCAAGGCCGAGATGTCGAAGATCGAGAAGGAATGCGCCACCAGCGACCAGGTCCGCTGTGACGTGGTGACGCTCTACCAGGGCGGCAAGTACAACCTCTACAAGTACCGCCGCTTCCAGGACGTGCGCCTGGTGTTCGCCCCGGAGCACGCCATCGCCTTCTTTGGCGGCGATCCGGACAACTTCGAGTTCCCCCGGTACGACCTGGACGTCAGCTTCGTGCGCGTCTACCAGGACGGAAAGCCGGCCCCCCAGACGAACTACTTCAAGTGGTCCAAGGCGGGCGTGAAGGAAGGCGATCTGACGTTCATCTCCGGGCACCCGGGCCGCACCTCCCGCGGGCTGACCATCGCGGAGCTGGAGTACCACCGGGACGTGGTGCTGCCGAAGACCCTGATGTTCATGTCCGAGATGCGCGGAATGATCACCGAGTTCCAGAAGCGCGGCCCCGAGCAGAAGCGCATCTCCAACAACATGCTTTTTGGCGTGGAGAACGGCGTCAAGGCGCAGAAAGGCCGTCACGAGGCCCTGCTGGACAAGGCGTTCTTCGCGCAGAAAGTGGCCGCCGAGCAGGAGCTGCGCCAGAAGGTCAACGCCTCCCCGGAGCTGAAGCAGAAATACGGCGCGGCGTGGGATGAGATCGCCAAGGCGCAGGAGCAGCTCAAGAACATCCGCAAGGACTACACCTTCATCGAGAAGAACGCGGGCTTCAGCTCGCAGCTGTACTCCCTCGCCATGTCGCTGGTGCGCGGCGCCGAGGAGCTTCCCAAGGAGAACGGCCAGCGGCTGCGCGAGTTCGCGGACTCGAACCTGCCGGCCCTCAAGGCCCAGCTCTTCAGCCCGGCGCCCATCTACCCGGAGCTGGAGATTGCCCGGTTGGAGTTCAGCCTCACCAAGCTGCGCGAGGAGCTGGGCTCGGACCACCCGTTCGTGAAGAAGGTGCTGGGCAAGGAGTCGCCCCTGACGCTGGCCACCCGCGTGGTGAACGGCAGCCAGCTGCGCGACGTCAAGGTCCGCCAGCAGCTCTTCGAGGGCGGCAAGAAGGCCATCACCGAGTCCAAGGATCCGATGATTGCCCTGGCCCGGCTCGTGGAGCCCGATGCCCGCGCCATCCGGAAGAACTACGACGAGAACATCGACTCGGTCATCCGCAAGAACAGCGAGCTGGTGGCCAAGGCGAAGTTCGACGTGTACGGCACCAACGTCTACCCGGACGCCACCTTCAGCCTGCGCCTGTCCTACGGCGCGGTGAAGGGCTACACGGAGGACGGCAAGAAGGTCGCCCCCGTCACCGTCATGGGCGGCACCTTCGACCGGCACACCGGCGAGGACCCCTTCGCGCTGCCGAAGACCTGGCTGGATGCGAAGAACAAGATCAAGGCCAACACCCCCATGAACTTCGCCAGCACCAACGACATCATCGGCGGTAACTCCGGCTCGCCCGTCATCAACAAGGACGCGGAGATCGTCGGCCTGGTCTTCGACGGCAATATCCAGTCCCTGGGCGGCGAGTTCGGCTTCGACGAGAGCGTCAACCGGGCCGTCTCCGTGCACAGCGAGGCCATCTCCGAGTCGCTGAAGACGGTCTACGGCGCCACGCGCCTGCTCGAGGAGCTGCGTCCCACCAAGGCCCCCACCGTGAAGGCCCCTCCGGCGGGGTGA
- a CDS encoding DUF3014 domain-containing protein, with the protein MSEQSFSGGPPGTPGGESPRPGSARARIVGALLAFGALVGIGAGAWHVLRQAPAVSPEAPAAPGPAAGLADAGAAALAPPPSVQEGDSRVRQNMKALSSDPEFAKWLGVEGLLQRFTTAVSNISDGESPRMVLSFMGPTEGFQVVEDEGKTTINPSSYERYDPVARVIGSLDVQNSVAAWKEVKPLADRVYVEIAPPGRSFEQTLAQAIQHLLDVPVPPDDVEVTERGAIYVYADPQLEGLSRAQKHLLRMGPRNMQLIQNRLRELQSALELPLGGH; encoded by the coding sequence ATGAGCGAGCAGTCCTTTTCCGGAGGTCCGCCTGGAACTCCGGGTGGCGAGTCCCCCCGGCCGGGTTCCGCCCGGGCCCGCATCGTGGGGGCCTTGCTGGCGTTCGGGGCCTTGGTGGGCATTGGCGCCGGTGCGTGGCACGTGCTGCGGCAGGCGCCCGCGGTGTCTCCCGAGGCACCCGCGGCTCCCGGACCGGCGGCCGGCCTGGCGGACGCGGGGGCGGCTGCCTTGGCGCCGCCGCCGTCGGTCCAGGAAGGCGATTCCCGGGTCCGCCAGAACATGAAGGCGCTGTCCTCGGATCCCGAATTCGCGAAGTGGCTGGGCGTGGAAGGACTGCTGCAGCGGTTCACGACGGCGGTGAGCAACATCTCGGACGGCGAAAGCCCGCGCATGGTGCTGTCCTTCATGGGGCCCACGGAGGGTTTCCAGGTCGTGGAGGACGAGGGAAAGACGACCATCAACCCGAGCAGCTACGAGCGGTATGATCCGGTGGCCCGGGTGATTGGCTCGCTGGACGTCCAGAACTCGGTGGCCGCCTGGAAGGAAGTCAAACCGCTGGCGGACCGGGTGTACGTGGAGATCGCGCCCCCGGGCCGGTCCTTCGAGCAGACCCTGGCCCAGGCGATTCAGCACCTGTTGGATGTGCCGGTGCCTCCGGACGACGTGGAAGTCACGGAACGGGGGGCCATTTACGTGTACGCGGATCCGCAGCTGGAGGGGCTGAGCCGGGCCCAGAAGCATTTGCTGCGGATGGGCCCCCGGAACATGCAGCTCATCCAGAACCGGCTCCGGGAGCTCCAGAGCGCCCTGGAATTGCCCCTGGGCGGGCACTGA
- a CDS encoding ribonuclease H-like domain-containing protein, whose protein sequence is MLARTFQLIPGVGPFREKELWANGIRTWDDFPAPGTGVAISKKTDELAREYLRRAREALERRDLRTLAQLLPSREHWRLYPEFAGDAVYFDIETDGSQTQVPTVVCLFDSVGLHVFIQGRNMDALPEALAARRLWVTFNGTVFDAPVLRNYFGAEHFPSPEAHIDLRFVTRRLGMGGGLKDIEDKLGFGRPPHLKGVNGWDAVLLWRAYKARADVEALRYLVEYNLYDAFQLRTLMDMAYNRGADELNQDVPRLPVFHRGDVLYDVSKIILELGPSERDLQTLERVRRQDRDLRDG, encoded by the coding sequence ATGCTCGCTCGGACGTTCCAGCTCATTCCGGGGGTCGGGCCGTTCCGCGAGAAGGAACTGTGGGCCAACGGCATCCGGACCTGGGACGACTTCCCGGCGCCGGGCACCGGGGTGGCCATCAGCAAGAAGACGGACGAGCTGGCGCGCGAGTACCTCCGCCGGGCCCGCGAGGCGCTGGAGCGGCGTGACCTGCGGACGCTGGCGCAGCTCCTGCCGTCCCGGGAGCACTGGCGGCTGTACCCGGAGTTCGCCGGGGACGCGGTCTACTTCGACATCGAGACGGACGGCAGCCAGACGCAGGTGCCCACGGTGGTCTGCCTGTTCGACAGCGTGGGCCTGCACGTCTTCATCCAGGGCCGGAACATGGACGCGCTGCCCGAGGCACTCGCGGCGCGGCGGCTGTGGGTGACGTTCAACGGCACCGTGTTCGATGCGCCCGTGCTGCGGAACTACTTCGGCGCCGAGCATTTTCCGAGCCCCGAGGCGCACATCGACTTGCGCTTCGTGACGCGGCGCCTGGGCATGGGCGGCGGGCTGAAGGACATCGAGGACAAGCTGGGCTTCGGCCGGCCGCCGCACCTCAAGGGCGTGAACGGCTGGGACGCGGTGCTGCTGTGGCGCGCGTACAAGGCCCGGGCGGACGTGGAGGCCCTGCGGTACCTCGTGGAGTACAACCTCTATGACGCGTTCCAGCTCCGCACGCTGATGGACATGGCCTACAACCGGGGCGCGGACGAGCTGAACCAGGACGTGCCCCGGCTGCCGGTGTTCCACCGGGGGGACGTGCTGTACGACGTCAGCAAGATCATCCTGGAGCTGGGGCCGTCCGAGCGGGATCTGCAGACGCTCGAGCGGGTGCGCCGCCAGGACCGCGACTTGCGCGACGGCTGA
- a CDS encoding (deoxy)nucleoside triphosphate pyrophosphohydrolase gives MARTVRVVAALLPHPEDGSRFLVQQRLPGGSRALLWEFPGGKVEPGETDEAALARECREELDVALEVGRRLWEGQHTYPDLTVELVLYATRLVSGEPKPLGAHALRFLTPAEMGALPFCEADLPLLADLVAGRMGTLG, from the coding sequence GTGGCTCGCACGGTGCGGGTGGTGGCGGCGCTGCTGCCGCACCCGGAGGACGGCTCCCGGTTCCTCGTGCAGCAGCGGCTCCCGGGCGGCAGCCGGGCCCTGCTCTGGGAGTTTCCCGGGGGCAAGGTCGAGCCCGGGGAGACGGACGAGGCGGCCCTGGCCCGCGAGTGCCGCGAGGAGCTGGACGTGGCGCTGGAGGTGGGCCGGCGGCTGTGGGAGGGCCAGCACACGTACCCGGATCTGACGGTGGAGCTGGTGCTGTACGCCACCCGGCTCGTGTCGGGTGAGCCCAAGCCGCTCGGCGCCCACGCGCTGAGGTTCCTGACGCCCGCGGAGATGGGGGCGCTGCCGTTCTGCGAGGCGGATCTCCCGCTGCTGGCGGACCTGGTGGCCGGGAGGATGGGGACCCTGGGGTGA
- a CDS encoding PQQ-binding-like beta-propeller repeat protein: MKRRAWKRWIGAAAAVGWLSACSSVPLYGNPVTSSPRQAPSKFFEVAWWTPLVEPVALEYGPRELASPAVDPDSGRVITLTRDGVIRCVAPGGTLAWSYKTGNRFAAGAAVHEGIAYVPAGDGFLYALNVRTGKLQWKYEAGEALATTPVVAGSLVLVASESDTLFAVKADTGAWAWQYRRDTPTGFTIHGAGSPLVKDGTVYLGFSDGYLVALDAEAGTGKWEKALASGATQFLDVDSTPVINDAGRLYVASYAGGLYALDAETGDVEWNYAVSGLTSVMAAGEVVIASGDGRLDAYLSDNGRLLWSMSLGDRAGRAPVLTHGMILLANQRALLFVDPRTGKSRMEWNPGDGISAPPRVLGSKAYILSNNGYLYALHLRGGGG; this comes from the coding sequence ATGAAGCGGCGTGCGTGGAAGCGTTGGATCGGGGCCGCGGCGGCCGTGGGTTGGCTGAGCGCCTGCAGCTCCGTTCCGCTGTATGGCAACCCGGTGACGTCCAGCCCCCGCCAGGCGCCCTCGAAGTTCTTCGAGGTGGCCTGGTGGACCCCGCTCGTCGAGCCGGTCGCCCTGGAGTATGGCCCGCGCGAGCTGGCCAGCCCGGCGGTGGATCCGGACTCCGGGCGCGTGATTACCCTGACCCGGGACGGCGTCATCCGGTGCGTGGCCCCCGGCGGGACGCTGGCGTGGAGCTACAAGACGGGCAACCGCTTCGCGGCGGGCGCGGCGGTGCACGAGGGCATCGCCTATGTCCCCGCGGGGGACGGCTTCCTGTACGCGCTGAACGTGCGCACCGGGAAGCTCCAGTGGAAGTACGAGGCCGGTGAGGCGCTCGCGACGACCCCGGTGGTCGCCGGGTCCCTGGTGCTGGTGGCCTCCGAGAGCGACACGCTGTTCGCGGTGAAGGCGGACACGGGCGCCTGGGCCTGGCAGTACCGGCGGGACACGCCCACCGGCTTCACCATTCACGGCGCGGGCTCCCCGCTGGTGAAGGACGGCACCGTGTACCTGGGCTTCTCGGACGGGTACCTCGTGGCGCTGGACGCGGAAGCCGGCACCGGCAAGTGGGAGAAGGCGCTGGCCTCGGGCGCCACCCAGTTTCTCGATGTGGACTCCACGCCCGTCATCAATGACGCGGGCCGGCTCTATGTGGCGTCGTACGCGGGCGGGCTGTACGCCCTGGACGCCGAGACGGGCGATGTGGAGTGGAACTACGCGGTGAGCGGCCTGACGTCGGTGATGGCGGCCGGCGAGGTGGTCATCGCCAGCGGGGATGGCCGGCTGGATGCGTACCTGAGCGACAATGGCCGGCTGCTCTGGTCCATGAGCCTGGGGGACCGGGCGGGACGCGCGCCGGTGCTGACGCACGGGATGATTCTCCTGGCCAACCAGCGGGCGCTGCTGTTCGTGGATCCGCGCACGGGCAAGTCCCGCATGGAGTGGAACCCGGGCGATGGCATCAGCGCGCCGCCCCGGGTGCTGGGCTCCAAGGCCTACATCCTGTCGAACAACGGCTACCTGTATGCGCTGCACCTGCGCGGGGGCGGCGGTTGA
- a CDS encoding tetratricopeptide repeat protein, translating to MAKPEKMAPEEPKQELKQPDAFQRAGAEAEDWLVQRQRLVIIAVGVLLVGGLGAALFSYTSARGEAKAAQALGAALEVLDRPVAPASEGAPPPVAPGEPAPFKTAKEQDEALVKALTAFRAEHSGTRAAVAAALPLGKAEYRLGNNDGAVAAFGEFLKGAAQNDPLRASAFEGQGYAYEAQQKYDPALAAFDEMAKLNAGGFLAGMGQYHRARILILQGKKDEAAAVLAKIPTEHAASSAARLSTERLALLAAEGVKVPTPAAPADSAQDAG from the coding sequence GTGGCCAAGCCCGAGAAGATGGCTCCAGAGGAGCCCAAGCAGGAGCTCAAGCAGCCGGACGCTTTCCAGCGAGCGGGGGCCGAAGCCGAGGACTGGCTGGTCCAGCGTCAGCGGCTCGTCATCATCGCCGTGGGCGTGCTGCTGGTCGGCGGCCTGGGCGCGGCCCTGTTCAGCTACACTTCCGCGCGCGGCGAGGCGAAGGCGGCCCAGGCGCTGGGCGCGGCGCTCGAGGTGCTCGACCGGCCGGTGGCCCCCGCGTCCGAGGGTGCTCCGCCGCCCGTGGCCCCCGGAGAGCCCGCCCCTTTCAAGACGGCCAAGGAGCAGGATGAGGCGCTGGTGAAGGCCCTGACGGCGTTCCGCGCCGAGCACTCGGGCACCCGCGCCGCGGTGGCCGCGGCCCTGCCGCTGGGCAAGGCCGAGTACCGCCTGGGCAACAACGACGGGGCGGTCGCCGCCTTCGGCGAGTTCCTCAAGGGCGCGGCGCAGAATGATCCGCTGCGCGCCTCGGCGTTCGAGGGCCAGGGCTACGCCTACGAGGCGCAGCAGAAGTACGATCCGGCGCTCGCGGCGTTCGACGAGATGGCCAAGCTGAACGCGGGCGGGTTCCTGGCCGGCATGGGCCAGTACCACCGCGCGCGCATCCTCATCCTCCAGGGCAAGAAGGACGAGGCGGCGGCGGTGCTGGCGAAGATCCCCACCGAGCATGCGGCCTCGTCCGCGGCGCGGCTGTCCACCGAGCGGCTGGCCCTGTTGGCGGCCGAGGGCGTCAAGGTGCCCACGCCGGCGGCGCCCGCTGACTCCGCGCAGGATGCGGGATAG
- the der gene encoding ribosome biogenesis GTPase Der has protein sequence MKPLVAIVGRPNVGKSTLFNRLAGRRLALVEDEPGVTRDRHYADAQWGDRTFTLIDTGGFVPGEKDSLLKQVREQAQLAVEECDVILFVTDGRAGLTAADEAVAELLRKSGKPVLVAANKLDSGSDAMQALSGEFFRMGLGEVMPLSAEHALGVPQLVEAVLDRLPPKQEGEDAEVLPDDGTLRVAIIGRPNVGKSTMVNAILKEKRVVASEVPGTTRDPIDSALTYKGHKLILTDTAGIRRKRSIAHRVEQFSVVSALKVMDRSDVAVLIMDATEPAVDQDAKLAGLAEDKGRALVIVVNKWDLIGTDQRRQEAYREALKHSLKFVGYAPIIFTSALTGSKVEKVVDIAVELAEQFRYRAPTPQLNRLLEHMVDSNPAPIVAGKPLRLYYIAQVGTAPPTFALTCNNPERVPDMYKRYITNQLRKTFDLRVPLRLLFRARPGQAKREARKKPHLKGKGKKS, from the coding sequence ATGAAACCGCTGGTCGCCATCGTCGGTCGCCCCAACGTGGGCAAGTCCACGCTGTTCAACCGGCTCGCCGGGCGGAGGCTCGCGCTCGTCGAGGACGAGCCCGGCGTGACGCGGGATCGCCACTACGCGGACGCGCAGTGGGGGGATCGCACCTTCACCCTCATCGACACGGGCGGCTTCGTCCCGGGCGAGAAGGACTCGCTGCTCAAGCAGGTGCGCGAGCAGGCGCAGCTGGCCGTGGAGGAGTGTGACGTCATCCTCTTCGTCACCGACGGGCGCGCGGGGCTCACCGCCGCGGACGAGGCGGTGGCGGAGCTGTTGCGCAAGAGCGGCAAGCCCGTGCTGGTGGCCGCCAACAAGCTCGACAGCGGCTCGGATGCCATGCAGGCGCTCTCCGGGGAGTTCTTCCGGATGGGGCTGGGCGAGGTGATGCCCCTGTCGGCCGAGCACGCCCTGGGCGTGCCCCAGCTCGTGGAGGCGGTGCTGGACCGGCTCCCGCCGAAGCAGGAGGGCGAGGACGCCGAGGTGCTCCCCGATGACGGCACCCTCCGGGTGGCCATCATTGGCCGGCCCAACGTGGGCAAGAGCACCATGGTGAACGCCATCCTCAAGGAGAAGCGGGTGGTGGCCAGCGAGGTGCCGGGCACCACGAGAGACCCCATCGACTCGGCGCTCACCTACAAGGGCCACAAGCTCATCCTCACGGACACGGCGGGCATCCGGCGCAAGCGCTCCATCGCGCACCGGGTGGAGCAGTTCTCCGTGGTGTCGGCGCTCAAGGTGATGGACCGCAGCGACGTGGCGGTGCTCATCATGGATGCCACCGAGCCCGCGGTGGACCAGGACGCGAAGCTGGCGGGCCTGGCCGAGGACAAGGGCCGGGCGCTCGTCATCGTGGTGAACAAGTGGGACCTCATCGGCACGGACCAGCGCCGGCAGGAGGCCTACCGCGAGGCGCTCAAGCACTCGCTGAAGTTCGTGGGCTACGCGCCCATCATCTTCACCTCGGCGCTGACGGGCTCCAAGGTGGAGAAGGTGGTGGACATCGCCGTGGAGCTGGCCGAGCAGTTCCGGTACCGGGCGCCCACCCCGCAGCTCAACCGGCTGCTGGAGCACATGGTGGACTCGAACCCGGCCCCCATCGTCGCCGGCAAGCCCCTGCGCCTGTACTACATCGCCCAGGTGGGCACGGCGCCGCCCACCTTTGCCCTCACGTGCAACAACCCCGAGCGCGTGCCGGACATGTACAAGCGGTACATCACCAACCAGCTGCGCAAGACGTTCGACTTGCGGGTGCCCCTGCGGCTGCTCTTCCGGGCGCGGCCGGGCCAGGCCAAGCGCGAGGCCCGCAAGAAGCCCCACCTGAAGGGCAAGGGCAAGAAGAGCTGA
- the era gene encoding GTPase Era — translation MASKTYRSGFAALIGRPNVGKSTLLNQLTGEKIAIVSPKPQTTRNRILGVVTRPEGQVAFIDTPGIHQAKGELNRYMVETALQAAEEVDLVLFVVEIPGGEKLEVGPGNRTILERLQKMGKPTFLVINKIDTLPKSLILPLIDMYRTEFPFAEVVPISAREGDGVDRLFQVVLQHLPEGERIFDEDMLTDQQERTLVSEYIREQVLRHCRQEIPYSTAVLVEVFDESEREPRPDAPPGPLAGLIRIAASIYVERDSQKAIIIGKQGQMLKTIGTDARKAIQRLLGAHVYLSLRVRVEPRWSERPEGLKKLGYE, via the coding sequence ATGGCCTCGAAGACCTACCGCAGTGGCTTTGCCGCGCTCATTGGGCGCCCCAACGTGGGCAAGAGCACGCTGCTCAATCAATTGACGGGCGAGAAGATCGCCATTGTCTCCCCCAAGCCGCAGACCACCCGCAACCGCATCCTGGGCGTGGTGACGCGCCCGGAGGGCCAGGTGGCCTTCATCGACACGCCGGGCATCCACCAGGCCAAGGGAGAGCTCAACCGCTACATGGTGGAGACGGCCCTCCAGGCGGCCGAGGAAGTGGACCTGGTCCTCTTCGTCGTGGAAATCCCGGGCGGGGAGAAGCTGGAGGTGGGCCCCGGCAACCGGACCATCCTCGAGCGGCTGCAGAAGATGGGCAAGCCGACCTTCCTGGTCATCAACAAGATCGACACGCTGCCCAAGTCGCTCATCTTGCCGCTCATCGACATGTACCGCACCGAGTTCCCCTTCGCGGAGGTGGTGCCCATCTCCGCGCGGGAGGGGGACGGGGTGGACCGGCTCTTCCAGGTGGTGCTGCAGCACCTGCCCGAGGGCGAGCGCATCTTCGACGAGGACATGCTCACCGACCAGCAGGAGCGCACGCTGGTCTCCGAGTACATCCGCGAGCAGGTGCTCCGGCACTGCCGGCAGGAAATCCCGTACTCCACCGCGGTACTGGTGGAGGTGTTCGACGAGTCCGAGCGCGAGCCGCGGCCGGATGCGCCGCCGGGGCCGCTCGCGGGGCTCATCCGCATCGCCGCCTCCATCTACGTGGAGCGCGACAGCCAGAAGGCCATCATCATCGGCAAGCAGGGCCAGATGCTGAAGACCATCGGCACCGATGCGCGCAAGGCCATCCAGCGGCTGCTGGGTGCGCACGTCTATCTCTCGCTCCGGGTCCGGGTGGAGCCTCGCTGGAGCGAGCGCCCCGAAGGGCTCAAGAAGCTGGGTTACGAGTAA